One stretch of Harmonia axyridis chromosome 1, icHarAxyr1.1, whole genome shotgun sequence DNA includes these proteins:
- the LOC123671740 gene encoding uncharacterized protein LOC123671740 produces the protein MINIYRAIQNSQSFIWNGFFHSVRLLKYSSSSCKKLPPIASVIHKSQTSNIRNTLNPSLLTCMKFKNTPSLTISRKIHLTRSISVPRTPDLIYFPDVLRWLKTKVKFKYLRNVWDPSFSEGAFIYGSTHAICRITEIINNNKVAEFEGLLTAPARIKLIEDMTKKLTRTQREIIRLHPRDIKILVPMSVDLSKTGLGKECKVLMRVLALKWFPQRSGYLRLVLVALQSEFTKDYTHGIDQDWNISSFDVMECTVLTETPSNTL, from the coding sequence ATGATTAACATCTATAGAGCCATTCAAAATTCACAGTCTTTCATCTGGAATGGCTTCTTTCATTCAGTAAGATTACTAAAATATTCATCATCATCATGCAAGAAACTACCACCCATTGCATCAGTAATCCATAAATCACAAACATCAAACATCCGGAATACCCTGAATCCTTCTTTACTGACATGCATGAAGTTCAAGAATACACCTAGCTTGACAATCAGCAGAAAAATTCACTTGACTAGAAGTATTTCAGTTCCTAGGACCCCTGATCTAATTTATTTCCCAGATGTTCTCAGATGGTTGAAAACGAAAGTTAAGTTCAAATATCTACGTAATGTCTGGGATCCTTCTTTCTCGGAAGGTGCATTCATATACGGTTCTACCCACGCCATTTGTAGAATAACAGAAATAATCAACAATAACAAAGTAGCAGAATTCGAAGGTCTTCTCACAGCACCAGCGAGGATCAAATTGATAGAAGACATGACGAAGAAGTTAACTAGAACCCAACGAGAGATAATTAGATTACATCCTCGAGATATAAAGATTCTGGTACCAATGTCTGTTGATTTGAGTAAAACCGGCTTGGGAAAGGAGTGTAAGGTTTTGATGAGAGTCCTTGCACTAAAATGGTTTCCACAAAGGAGTGGGTACTTACGTCTTGTTCTTGTGGCTCTACAATCTGAATTCACTAAAGACTACACTCATGGCATTGATCAGGATTGGAATATAAGTAGTTTTGATGTTATGGAATGTACAGTTTTAACTGAAACTCCTTCGAATACTCTCTAA